The following coding sequences lie in one Rutidosis leptorrhynchoides isolate AG116_Rl617_1_P2 chromosome 4, CSIRO_AGI_Rlap_v1, whole genome shotgun sequence genomic window:
- the LOC139841707 gene encoding uncharacterized protein produces the protein MQKYLKFLKETAKKFEHFEFAQVLRSQNKKPNALSKLAALTFSHFQKQIWVEELPSKAIDGSLVVAAIEEECPNWMSPIIENLPNNILLEDKDEARLVRIRSPMYTIENGILYRNTYYGTLMHCVGPTEAEVIIEEVHSGSCALHSGYKTIASNIFLLG, from the coding sequence ATGCAAAAGTATTTAAAGTTTCTAAAAGAAACTGCGAAAAAATTTGAGCATTTTGAGTTTGCACAAGTTTTAAGGAGTCAAAACAAAAAGCCAAATGCATTAAGCAAACTTGCAGCCTTAACTTTTTCACATTTTCAAAAGCAAATTTGGGTAGAAGAGTTGCCCAGCAAAGCAATTGATGGTAGTTTAGTTGTTGCGGCAATTGAAGAAGAATGCCCAAATTGGATGAGTCCAATCATTGAAAATCTGCCCAATAATATACTGCTGGAAGATAAAGATGAAGCAAGATTAGTGCGTATAAGATCGCCTATGTATACCATTGAAAATGGTATCTTATATCGCAATACTTATTATGGGACACTAATGCACTGTGTTGGTCCCACAGAAGCAGAAGTGATCATTGAAGAAGTGCATAGCGGTTCTTGTGCATTGCATTCTGGCTATAAGACTATTGCgtctaacatttttttgttgggttAA